A single region of the Solwaraspora sp. WMMD406 genome encodes:
- a CDS encoding cupin domain-containing protein, with the protein MSQIVRPELAEQLDLAPHPEGGWYRETWRSAHEFVPDGYGGVRQAATAIYFLLQPGERSRWHVVRSDELWLWHSGGALTVRLGGAGDQPADPPVERCLGPDVAAGQHPQLVVPGGVWQAATPAGPEPVLVSCVVAPGFDFTDFRLA; encoded by the coding sequence GTGAGTCAGATCGTACGGCCGGAGCTGGCCGAACAGCTCGACCTCGCGCCGCATCCCGAAGGTGGCTGGTATCGGGAGACCTGGCGGTCGGCCCACGAGTTCGTCCCGGACGGCTACGGTGGTGTCCGGCAGGCGGCGACCGCCATCTACTTCCTGCTGCAGCCCGGTGAACGGTCCCGCTGGCACGTGGTGCGCTCCGACGAACTGTGGCTGTGGCATTCGGGCGGCGCGCTGACCGTACGCCTGGGTGGTGCCGGTGACCAGCCGGCGGACCCTCCGGTGGAACGGTGTCTCGGCCCGGACGTCGCCGCCGGCCAGCACCCCCAGTTGGTGGTTCCCGGCGGGGTCTGGCAGGCCGCGACCCCGGCCGGCCCCGAGCCGGTCCTGGTCAGCTGCGTGGTCGCGCCCGGCTTCGACTTCACCGATTTCCGGCTGGCGTGA
- a CDS encoding methyltransferase, with the protein MTDDQTRYPALLDDAGVDRLRTALTAARFTSTGIAERLGPQATAAVARNDHRAALRRTADRDALATLIRLFVCAQSEPVEAVTDALAPLPVDDALTAGLVEPAPDGSGLRQGVDLEPYGDSWWVISDVPSHVRPGRPLAADHVLGIGGSSTTLAGAVARRPVGDALDLGTGCGVQALHLATHADTVTATDLSARALRFAATTAALNGQRWELLHGDLTAPVAGRRFDLVVSNPPFVVGPGVATHIYRDSGRIGDGVCAELAAAAPDLLTDGGTMHYLANWMHVAGEDWTERVAGWVSGAGLDAWVIQREVADPVSYVNLWLADASEGADAHRAAAWLDWFDAHKVEAVGFGLVTLRRGGHRQPVVRIEELRQQVAPPLGDRIVEWFDRQDWLRRREADALLATRYRAVPGLRLQQEATIDGDAGWAVDRQIITMSDGLRWSEEIDPLVLALIGGCTGELAMREQLTVLAAAHDVPETDLAEAVTPILARLVERGVLLPC; encoded by the coding sequence GTGACTGACGATCAGACCCGATACCCCGCCCTGCTCGACGACGCCGGCGTCGACCGGCTCCGGACCGCGCTGACCGCGGCACGGTTCACCTCGACCGGGATCGCCGAACGGCTCGGGCCGCAGGCGACCGCCGCCGTCGCCCGTAATGATCATCGGGCCGCGCTGCGGCGGACCGCCGACCGCGACGCGCTGGCCACGCTGATCCGGCTCTTCGTCTGCGCGCAGAGCGAACCCGTCGAGGCGGTCACCGACGCGCTGGCTCCGCTGCCGGTCGACGACGCGCTCACCGCCGGGCTGGTCGAACCGGCGCCGGACGGGTCCGGCCTGCGTCAGGGCGTCGATCTCGAACCGTACGGCGACAGCTGGTGGGTGATCTCCGACGTGCCGTCGCACGTACGGCCGGGCCGTCCGCTGGCCGCCGACCACGTTCTCGGCATCGGTGGTTCGTCGACGACGTTGGCCGGTGCCGTGGCCCGCCGGCCGGTCGGTGACGCGCTGGATCTCGGCACCGGCTGCGGTGTGCAGGCGCTGCACCTGGCGACGCACGCGGACACGGTCACCGCCACCGACCTGTCGGCTCGGGCGTTGCGGTTCGCCGCCACCACCGCCGCGCTCAACGGCCAACGGTGGGAGCTGCTGCACGGCGACCTGACCGCCCCGGTCGCCGGCCGCCGGTTCGACCTGGTGGTGAGCAACCCGCCGTTCGTGGTCGGTCCGGGGGTCGCCACCCACATCTACCGCGACTCCGGCCGTATCGGCGACGGTGTCTGCGCCGAACTCGCCGCCGCCGCGCCCGATCTGCTCACCGACGGCGGCACCATGCACTACCTGGCCAACTGGATGCACGTGGCCGGTGAGGACTGGACCGAGCGGGTCGCCGGCTGGGTGTCCGGTGCCGGGTTGGACGCCTGGGTGATCCAGCGTGAGGTGGCCGATCCGGTCTCGTACGTCAACCTGTGGCTCGCCGACGCCAGCGAGGGGGCGGACGCGCACCGGGCGGCGGCCTGGCTCGACTGGTTCGACGCGCACAAGGTCGAAGCTGTCGGTTTCGGTCTGGTCACGTTGCGGCGCGGCGGCCACCGTCAGCCGGTGGTCCGGATCGAGGAGCTCCGTCAGCAGGTCGCGCCGCCGCTCGGGGACCGCATCGTGGAGTGGTTCGACCGGCAGGACTGGCTGCGGCGGCGGGAGGCCGACGCGTTGCTGGCCACCCGATACCGGGCTGTGCCGGGACTCCGGCTCCAGCAGGAGGCGACCATCGACGGCGACGCCGGTTGGGCGGTGGACCGGCAGATCATCACGATGTCCGACGGGCTGCGGTGGAGCGAGGAGATCGACCCGCTGGTGTTGGCGTTGATCGGTGGCTGCACCGGCGAGCTCGCCATGCGGGAGCAGCTGACCGTGCTGGCCGCCGCGCACGACGTCCCCGAGACGGATCTGGCCGAGGCCGTCACGCCGATCCTGGCCCGGCTGGTCGAACGCGGCGTCCTGCTGCCGTGCTGA